A single window of Mycolicibacterium madagascariense DNA harbors:
- the nagA gene encoding N-acetylglucosamine-6-phosphate deacetylase encodes MLLTADTVLTGRDLLRPGWIDVADGVVRAIGGGAAPRVADHDLGAVTVMPGFVDTHLHGGGGVDFCAASSTATETAVNVHRAHGSTALIASLVTAAPDEMLRQVTTLADDVDAGRIDGIHLEGPWLSTARCGAHQPDLMRDPDPGEIDRVLRAGRGAVRMVTLAPEREGALDAIARIVGAGVVAAIGHTEATYAQTAVAIDAGATVATHLFNAMRPIDRREPGPIVALLEDPRVTVEVITDGVHVHPAVYRHVVRSAGPDRVSLVTDAMAATGMTDGRYGLGPLEVDVVDGVATVAGTDTIAGSTATMDAVFRFAVEHAGLPRDDALRCAVAQASLNPARALGLPGRGLTPGAAADAVVLDEDLRVARVLRGGSWMVAPDQ; translated from the coding sequence ATGCTCCTGACCGCCGACACGGTGCTCACGGGCCGAGACCTGTTGCGGCCCGGCTGGATCGACGTCGCCGACGGCGTCGTTCGGGCCATCGGAGGGGGAGCGGCGCCACGGGTCGCCGATCACGACCTCGGAGCGGTGACGGTCATGCCGGGGTTCGTCGACACCCACCTGCACGGCGGTGGCGGGGTCGACTTCTGCGCCGCCTCGTCCACCGCGACCGAAACCGCGGTGAACGTGCACCGCGCGCACGGCAGCACGGCGCTGATCGCCTCCCTCGTCACCGCGGCCCCCGACGAAATGCTCAGGCAGGTAACGACATTGGCCGACGACGTCGACGCCGGCCGCATCGACGGAATCCACCTCGAGGGGCCGTGGCTGTCGACCGCGCGGTGCGGCGCCCACCAGCCGGACCTGATGCGCGACCCCGACCCGGGGGAGATCGACCGCGTGCTGCGGGCGGGCCGGGGGGCCGTGCGCATGGTGACCCTCGCGCCGGAACGCGAGGGTGCGCTCGACGCCATCGCCCGGATCGTCGGCGCGGGCGTGGTCGCCGCGATCGGCCACACCGAGGCCACCTACGCCCAGACGGCGGTGGCGATCGACGCCGGAGCCACCGTGGCCACACACCTGTTCAACGCCATGCGCCCGATCGACCGCCGGGAGCCGGGTCCCATCGTCGCGCTGCTCGAGGATCCGCGGGTGACGGTCGAGGTGATCACCGACGGCGTTCACGTCCACCCCGCCGTCTACCGCCACGTCGTGCGCAGCGCAGGCCCCGACAGGGTGTCGCTGGTGACCGACGCGATGGCCGCGACCGGCATGACCGACGGCCGGTACGGCCTGGGCCCGCTGGAGGTCGACGTCGTCGACGGGGTGGCCACGGTGGCGGGCACCGACACCATCGCAGGCAGCACCGCGACGATGGACGCGGTGTTCCGGTTCGCCGTCGAGCACGCGGGCCTGCCCCGCGACGACGCTCTGCGGTGCGCCGTCGCGCAGGCGTCGCTCAACCCCGCCCGGGCGCTGGGACTGCCCGGTCGTGGTCTGACACCCGGCGCTGCGGCCGACGCCGTGGTGCTCGACGAGGACCTGCGCGTGGCGCGCGTGCTGCGCGGCGGATCGTGGATGGTGGCCCCCGATCAGTAA